The following proteins are co-located in the Scomber scombrus chromosome 2, fScoSco1.1, whole genome shotgun sequence genome:
- the LOC133991629 gene encoding tetraspanin-1-like, producing MCCAGFLKVMMFIFNGGIFVAGAAILGVGVWVKVDSASLLGIVEQAENAPSGLSQLANISYLLMAVGGVLLVIGFLGCCGAIRESRCMLLTFFSIVLIIFLVEVAGAVVLLVFEDLADKLLTSVEDEVIKSIRKDYGESESLTSLWNSTMMKFECCGFTNYTNFDRSPYYFTHGGNFYPPKCCNETMTDETDVCSKESAQRSSVEFCFDKLLQVIKDNAVIVAGVALGIAALEIAAMVVSMVLYKNIGTKA from the exons ATGTGTTGCGCCGGTTTTCTCAAAGTCATGATGTTCATCTTCAACGGTGGCATCTTT GTCGCAGGTGCAGCCATCCTGGGCGTTGGGGTGTGGGTGAAGGTGGACAGCGCTTCTCTACTGGGCATAGTGGAGCAGGCGGAGAATGCTCCGTCTGGTTTATCCCAGCTGGCCAACATCAGCTACCTGCTCATGGCAGTGGGTGGTGTGCTACTGGTCATTGGCTTCCTGGGCTGCTGCGGAGCCATCAGGGAGAGCAGGTGTATGCTGCTGACG TTCTTCAGTATTGTGCTGATTATCTTCCTCGTCGAGGTAGCAGGAGCTGTGGTGCTTCTCGTCTTTGAGGATTTG GCAGATAAGCTTTTAACCAGTGTTGAGGATGAAGTTATAAAAAGCATTCGAAAGGATTATGGTGAGAGTGAGAGTCTGACCTCTCTCTGGAACAGCACCATGATGAAG TTTGAATGCTGCGGATTTACCAACTACACAAATTTTGATCGCTCCCCTTATTATTTTACCCATGGAGGAAATTTTTATCCACCCAAGTGTTGCAATGAGACCATGACTGATGAGACAGATGTATGCAGCAAAGAATCAGCACAGCGTTCG TCAGTTGAATTCTGCTTTGACAAGCTGCTGCAGGTGATAAAGGACAATGCTGTGATCGTTGCAGGTGTGGCTCTGGGGATCGCAGCTCTTGAG ATTGCTGCCATGGTGGTTTCGATGGTTCTCTACAAGAACATTGGTACCAAAGCATGA
- the pld6 gene encoding mitochondrial cardiolipin hydrolase produces MTVMWTVKVVGMGLVALSLSVELLSRLLRRLRPERSLNEVLFFPSEMACVEHIFTPSSPYSCFCSLPHGVETSFSCLLRHIMSASSTLDLCVFAFSNMDLSRAVLALHGRSVTIRVLTDKHYSAITGSQIGVLRKAGICVRCDVGSVHMHHKFAVVDGQLLITGSLNWTLTAVQSNMENILVTEEPDLVRPFIKEFHRLWTHNDPAH; encoded by the exons ATGACAGTGATGTGGACGGTGAAGGTGGTTGGCATGGGTTTGGTGGCCCTCTCGCTCAGTGTGGAGTTGCTTAGCCGGCTCCTGCGTCGCCTCAGGCCTGAGAGAAGTCTCAATGAGGTTCTCTTCTTCCCCTCAGAGATGGCCTGTGTGGAACACATCTTTACTCCCTCTTCACCTTA CTCCTGTTTCTGTTCGTTGCCTCATGGTGTGGAGACCTctttttcctgtcttcttcGCCACATCATGTCTGCTTCCTCTACTctggatttgtgtgtttttgccttTTCCAACATGGACCTGAGCAGGGCTGTATTAGCACTGCATGGAAGGAGCGTAACCATCAGGGTCCTCACTGACAAGCACTACTCTGCCATCACTGGCTCCCAGATAGGGGTTCTCCGCAAGGCTG GAATCTGTGTACGGTGCGACGTTGGCTCCGTGCACATGCATCACAAGTTTGCAGTGGTGGACGGCCAGCTGCTCATCACCGGCTCCCTCAACTGGACGCTGACAGCAGTGCAGAGCAACATGGAAAATATCCTCGTCACTGAAGAGCCAGACCTGGTCCGACCCTTCATCAAGGAGTTCCACAGGTTATGGACACACAACGATCCAGCTCATTAA
- the LOC133990231 gene encoding transcription elongation factor 1 homolog: MGRRKSKRKPPPKKKMTGDLDTQFTCPFCNHEKSCDVKMERSRNTGIISCTVCLEEFQTPITYLSEPVDVYSDWIDACESANQ; the protein is encoded by the exons ATGGGTCGCCGCAAGTCCAAACGAAAGCCCCCTCCTAAGAAGAAGATGACGGGGGATCTGGACACACAGTTCACCTGTCCATTCTGCAACCACGAGAAGTCAtgtgatgttaaaat GGAGAGAAGCAGAAATACTGGGATAATATCATGCACAGTCTGCTTGGAGGAGTTCCAGACCCCAATTACCT ATCTGTCAGAGCCAGTTGACGTGTACAGTGATTGGATAGATGCCTGTGAATCAGCCAATCAGTAG
- the rab3da gene encoding RAB3D, member RAS oncogene family, a produces MALARDPGVGQDAADQNFDYMFKLLIIGNSSVGKTSFLFRYADDSFTSAFVSTVGIDFKVKTIYRNDKRVKLQIWDTAGQERYRTITTAYYRGAMGFLLMYDITSQESFSAVQDWATQIKTYSWDNAQVVLIGNKLDLEEERQVPAEDSQRLATELGFQFFEASAKDNINVKQVFDKLVDVICEKMNETVNGDVTPSANHKGAGLKDTARNSQGGCAC; encoded by the exons ATGGCATTAGCCAGAGATCCAGGGGTAGGCCAGGATGCAGCTGACCAAAACTTTGACTACATGTTCAAGCTGCTGATTATCGGCAACAGCAGCGTGGGAAAGACTTCTTTCTTGTTCCGCTATGCAGATGACTCCTTCACTTCAGCATTCGTCAGCACAGTGGGCATTGACTTCAAAGTCAAGACAATCTACAGGAACGACAAGCGAGTCAAGCTACAGATCTGG GACACAGCAGGTCAGGAACGCTACCGGACCATCACCACAGCTTACTACAGAGGAGCCATGGGATTCCTTCTTATGTATGACATCACAAGCCAGGAGTCATTCAGTGCTGTACAGGACTG GGCAACCCAGATCAAGACGTACTCATGGGATAATGCCCAAGTGGTGCTGATAGGCAATAAGCTGGACTTGGAGGAAGAAAGGCAGGTCCCTGCTGAGGATTCCCAAAGACTGGCTACAGAActag GCTTCCAGTTCTTCGAGGCCAGTGCCAAAGACAATATCAACGTGAAGCAGGTCTTTGACAAGCTGGTGGATGTTATCTGTGAGAAGATGAACGAGACAGTCAATGGTGATGTCACTccatcagccaatcacaagGGAGCTGGCCTGAAGGACACGGCCCGCAACAGCCAGGGTGGCTGCGCATGCTGA